A section of the Carya illinoinensis cultivar Pawnee chromosome 12, C.illinoinensisPawnee_v1, whole genome shotgun sequence genome encodes:
- the LOC122289447 gene encoding uncharacterized protein LOC122289447: MQGGRGRRDPFSDFGDPFANFGGFGGFGAHRSLLSGFLGGRDPFNDPFFTRPFGGMFESSFFGSSGHPFMNMHPPGLLDDPIGRPFMNMYPPGFLENQAPEPERPRGPIIEELNSEDEKEDTDKEKRENPRKHGRSSSAHYVEDPDDEVEEKKSKQVQYRNDYKLNDIMPQSRSSFTFGSSSVTYGGPNGAYYTSSNTRRMGSDGLSFEESKEANTVTGQAKHRVSRGIQNKGHSVSRKLNSDGKVDTMQTLHNLNEDELTGFEEAWKGNARKKMPGLPENYLSLEHMGAGGSGQNGQASTGGWALPSIEPAQPSVIPDGRNRAGYPGPDLSGWKKSDVGDPSRYSRGKGRN; encoded by the exons ATGCAGGGAGGCCGAGGTCGCAGGGATCCTTTCTCTGATTTTGGTGACCCCTTTGCTAACTTTGGGGGCTTTGGCGGCTTTGGGGCTCACAGGAGTTTACTGTCTGGCTTTTTGGGAGGAAGGGATCCATTTAATGATCCTTTCTTCACACGCCCATTTGGAGGCATGTTTGAGTCGAGCTTCTTTGGTTCAAGTGGACATCCTTTTATGAATATGCATCCCCCTGGACTACTTGATGATCCAATTGGACGTCCATTTATGAATATGTACCCCCCTGGATTTCTCGAGAATCAAGCGCCAGAGCCAGAAAGGCCTAGGGGCCCAATTATTGAGGAATTGAACTCTGAAGACGAAAAGGAAGATACAGAtaaggagaagagagagaatccAAGGAAGCATGGTAGGTCGAGCAGTGCTCATTATGTTGAGGATCCCGATGATGAAGTTGAAG AGAAAAAGAGCAAGCAAGTGCAGTACAGGAATGATTACAAGCTGAATGATATAATGCCACAGTCTCGCTCTAGTTTTACCTTTGGGAGCTCCAGTGTCACCTATGGTGGTCCCAATGGAGCATATTATACTTCATCTAATACTAGAAGGATGGGGAGTGATGGT TTGAGCTTTGAAGAAAGCAAAGAAGCGAATACTGTTACAGGGCAAGCAAAACACAGGGTATCTAGGGGAATTCAGAATAAG GGCCATTCCGTTTCAAGGAAGCTTAATTCAGATGGTAAGGTGGACACAATGCAGACCTTACACAATCTGAATGAAG ATGAGCTTACTGGATTTGAAGAAGCTTGGAAGGGAAATGCTAGAAAGAAAATGCCTGGGTTGCCCGAGAATTATTTGAGTCTTGAACATATGG GGGCTGGTGGTAGTGGACAAAATGGGCAGGCCAGCACGGGAGGTTGGGCACTTCCTTCAATAGAGCCTGCACAGCCGTCGGTGATACCAGATGGCAGGAACAGGGCAGGATACCCTGGCCCAGATCTTTCGGGATGGAAGAAGTCTGATGTCGGAGACCCTAGCAGATATTCTAGAGGGAAAGGGAGAAATTGA
- the LOC122289448 gene encoding peptidyl-tRNA hydrolase ICT1, mitochondrial produces the protein MAIIRTTVNVFLRGISHHFPLSSSSPRFSALPGVAGILSYTRRGISFSGIRCAASGSGDGRKVSARLSQVQQLLQEAEERALSADDQPTPKITLDHVTVSFARSGGPGGQNVNKVNTKVDMRFNVKNAYWLSDRIRERIIQMEKNRINKDGELVISSTKTRTQKGNIEDALAKLQAIIDAASYVPPPPSEEQKKKIAKMAAIGEQKRLKSKKVLSDKKAFRRSRDSWD, from the exons ATGGCAATTATCAGAACGACGGTAAACGTGTTTCTCAGAGGAATTTCTCATCATTTTCCTCTTTCATCTTCATCACCACGATTCAGTGCACTGCCTGGTGTCGCTGGGATCCTCAGCTATACACGGCGTGGAATCAGCTTCAGCGGCATACGATGCGCCGCCTCGGGCTCCGGCGACGGTAGGAAGGTGTCGGCTCGCCTGTCGCAGGTTCAGCAGCTCTTGCAAGAAGCCGAGGAGCGAGCTCTCTCGGCCGACGACCAGCCCACCCCTAAAATCACCCTCG ACCATGTAACTGTCAGTTTTGCAAGAAGCGGGGGGCCTGGAGGTCAAAATGTCAACAAAG TGAACACCAAGGTGGATATGCGCTTCAATGTTAAAAATGCGTATTGGCTAAGTGACCGAATAAGGGAGAGGATTATACAGATG GAGAAAAATCGAATCAACAAGGATGGGGAGCTCGTGATTTCTTCAACAAAAACTAGAACACAGAA GGGTAACATTGAAGATGCTTTGGCAAAACTTCAG GCAATAATTGATGCCGCGTCTTATGTTCCACCACCTCCTTCAGAagagcaaaagaagaaaattgcaAAGAT GGCTGCTATTGGAGAGCAGAAACGCCTTAAAAGCAAGAAGGTGCTTTCAGACAAGAAGGCATTTAGAAGAAGCCGAGACAGCTGGGACTAA
- the LOC122289449 gene encoding uncharacterized protein LOC122289449, which produces MKLVWSPETASKAYIDTVKSCDLYHESGVAELVSAMAAGWNANFIVETWSQGGVLATSIGLAVASRHTGGRHVCIVQNEQSRTEYAEGMVKAGMSPEVMVGEPEEVMDQIVGIDFLVVDCKRKDFARILRLAKLSSRGAVLVCKNASSKSASTFKWRSVLDGGSRRLVRCVFLPVGMGLDIAHVATSGGNSGSGTKRWIKHVDQQSGEEYVIRT; this is translated from the exons ATGAAGCTCGTTTGGTCCCCTGAGACAGCATCAAAGGCCTATATTGATACTGTCAAATCT TGTGATCTTTATCACGAATCAGGCGTGGCAGAGCTTGTTTCCGCCATGGCTGCAGGTTGGAACGCCAACTTCATCGTTGAGACATGGTCACAGGGCGGAGTTTTGGCAACAAGTATTGGCCTAGCGGTGGCGAGCCGTCACACGGGAGGAAGACACGTGTGCATAGTCCAAAACGAGCAATCAAGGACAGAGTACGCTGAAGGCATGGTCAAGGCCGGGATGTCACCGGAAGTTATGGTGGGAGAGCCGGAGGAAGTGATGGATCAGATAGTGGGCATAGATTTCTTAGTGGTTGATTGCAAGCGAAAGGACTTCGCAAGAATACTGAGGCTGGCGAAACTGAGCAGCCGTGGTGCGGTTTTGGTGTGCAAGAATGCGAGTTCCAAGTCGGCTTCAACCTTCAAATGGCGAAGCGTTCTCGATGGTGGATCTCGTCGTTTGGTGCGCTGTGTGTTTCTGCCGGTGGGGATGGGATTGGATATTGCTCATGTTGCCACCAGTGGGGGAAATTCTGGTTCGGGTACAAAAAGATGGATCAAGCATGTGGATCAACAATCAGGAGAGGAGTATGTTATCAGAACATAA
- the LOC122289752 gene encoding probable leucine-rich repeat receptor-like protein kinase At5g63930, with protein sequence MGLLYFLISLILLLTFSTPRLVLGNAELRALLELKSSLDPENKLLKSWTSEGDPCSGSFEGVACNEHRKVANISLQGKGLSGKVSGAVAELKCLSGLYLHYNKLSGEIPTEISKLTELTELYLDENNLSGGIPPELGNMDNLQVLQLCCNQLTGTIPSQMGSLKRLSVLSLQYNRLMGEIPAALGNLRMLRRLDLSFNGFSGRVPARLADIPQLEVLDVRNNSLSGFLPTAFRSLNEGFQYGNNPSLCGAGFPAVRVCSEFDNDKVNVDQLEPPGSITNNTVPLANPQSADFHAHCNQTNCSKATRLPQAAIITGVIAVTVSLTGAVFLTIIRYRRRKQKIGTTSDSSEDRLSTEQPKEFYRKSASPLVSLEYSNRWGPWADGRNGTGSPLHCPSYFTFNIEEVESATQYFSEANLLGKSNFSAVYKGVLRDGSLVAIRVINVTSCKSDEAEFMKGLKLLASLRHENLVRLRGFCCSRSRGECFLIYDFALNGNLYRYLDLDDGSSIELDWSKRVSVICGIAKGIGYLHSNSENKSVVIHQNISVEKILIDQQFNPLISDSGLPKLLADDVVFSTLKISAAMGYMAPEYITTGRFTEKSDIYAFGVIILQVLSGKRKLTNSMQLAAESCRFQDFIDTSLKGKYIESAAAKLAEIALMCTHELPNHRPNIEAVIQDLSHPSHSS encoded by the exons ATGGGTTTACTTTACTTTCTCATCTCTCTGATTCTTTTGCTCACATTTTCTACTCCACGACTTGTTCTTGGAAATGCAGAGCTGAGAGCTCTTCTTGAGTTGAAGTCTTCGCTGGACCCGGAGAATAAGCTGTTGAAGTCATGGACCAGTGAGGGTGACCCATGTAGCGGTTCATTTGAAGGCGTGGCGTGCAACGAGCATCGCAAAGTGGCTAACATTTCCTTGCAGGGAAAGGGTCTCTCAGGCAAGGTCTCTGGAGCCGTGGCCGAGCTGAAATGCCTGTCGGGGTTGTACttgcactacaacaaattgTCGGGTGAGATACCCACAGAGATCTCCAAACTGACTGAGCTGACTGAGCTCTATCTCGACGAGAATAATCTATCTGGTGGGATACCACCCGAGTTAGGGAACATGGATAATCTTCAAG ttcTGCAGCTATGTTGTAACCAGCTGACTGGAACCATTCCTTCACAAATGGGTTCCTTGAAGAGGTTAAGTGTTCTTTCCCTGCAATACAACAGACTAATGGGGGAAATCCCGGCAGCCTTAGGGAACTTGAGGATGCTAAGAAGGCTTGATTTGAGCTTTAATGGCTTCTCTGGTAGAGTTCCAGCAAGACTGGCTGATATTCCACAGTTGGAAGTTCTAGATGTGCGAAACAATTCTCTCTCTGGATTTCTCCCTACCG CTTTCAGAAGTTTAAATGAAGGATTCCAGTATGGGAACAATCCAAGTTTATGTGGAGCTGGGTTTCCTGCAGTGAGGGTCTGCTCAGAATTTGATAATGATAAAGTGAATGTTGATCAACTTGAACCTCCTGGATCAATCACAAATAATACCGTTCCACTAGCAAATCCCCAGTCCGCAGATTTCCATGCTCACTGCAACCAAACTAATTGCTCAAAGGCAACAAGATTACCACAGGCTGCAATTATTACAGGGGTTATTGCAGTCACCGTCTCTTTGACAGGGGCTGTATTTCTCACCATTATTCGGTACCGCCGgcggaaacaaaagattggaaCTACATCTGATTCTTCTGAAGATCGACTTAGCACTGAGCAGCCCAAGGAATTCTATAGAAAAAGTGCTTCTCCACTTGTAAGTCTTGAGTACTCCAACAGATGGGGCCCTTGGGCTGATGGTCGAAATGGAACTGGATCTCCTCTACATTGTCCAAGCTACTTTACGTTCAACATAGAAGAGGTTGAGTCTGCAACCCAGTATTTTTCTGAGGCAAATTTATTGGGAAAGAGCAACTTCTCGGCTGTGTACAAAGGAGTTCTAAGAGATGGTTCTCTTGTAGCTATTAGGGTCATTAATGTGACCAGCTGTAAGTCTGATGAAGCTGAATTCATGAAGGGTTTGAAGTTGTTGGCCTCACTGAGACATGAAAACCTTGTTAGGTTGAGAGGTTTCTGTTGCTCAAGGAGCAGGGGTGAATGTTTTCTCATATATGATTTTGCTCTAAATGGAAACCTGTACCGATATCTTGATTTAGATGATGGAAGCAGCATAGAGCTTGACTGGTCCAAGAGGGTTTCTGTCATTTGCGGAATTGCAAAAG GTATTGGGTATTTGCACAGCAACAGTGAAAACAAGTCAGTCGTAATTCACCAAAACATTTCGGTTGAGAAGATTCTCATTGACCAGCAGTTCAATCCATTGATTTCGGATTCTGGTCTTCCTAAACTTCTCGCTGATGATGTTGTCTTCTCAACTCTTAAGATCAGTGCTGCCATGGGATATATGGCTCCTGAGTACATTACGACCGGCCGTTTTACTGAGAAGAGTGACATATATGCATTTGGAGTAATCATCCTCCAAGTTCTATCTGGGAAGCGGAAACTCACCAACTCAATGCAATTGGCAGCTGAATCTTGTAGATTTCAAGATTTCATTGACACAAGTCTGAAAGGCAAATACATTGAATCCGCGGCAGCTAAACTGGCAGAAATTGCACTGATGTGCACCCACGAGCTTCCCAACCACAGGCCAAACATAGAGGCTGTAATTCAGGACCTAAGCCATCCTAGTCACAGTTCTTGA
- the LOC122289619 gene encoding probable calcium-binding protein CML13, whose amino-acid sequence MGKDLSEDQVSSMKEAFTLFDNDGDGRIAPSELGILMRSLGGNPTQAQLKSIVAEEKLTAPFDFPRFLDLMAKHMKAEPFDRQLRDAFKVLDKDSTGYVSVSELRHILTSIGEKLEPSEFDEWIREVEVGSDGRIRYEDFIARMVAK is encoded by the coding sequence ATGGGCAAGGATCTGAGCGAGGACCAAGTCTCATCCATGAAGGAGGCCTTCACGCTTTTCGACAACGACGGCGATGGTCGGATCGCCCCGTCCGAACTAGGGATCCTAATGCGGTCGCTCGGAGGAAACCCGACCCAGGCCCAGCTCAAATCCATCGTCGCCGAGGAGAAGCTCACCGCACCTTTCGACTTCCCTCGCTTCCTGGACCTCATGGCCAAGCACATGAAGGCAGAGCCCTTCGATCGCCAGCTCCGCGACGCCTTCAAGGTCCTCGACAAGGACTCCACTGGTTACGTCTCCGTCTCGGAGCTCCGACACATCCTTACCAGCATCGGCGAGAAGCTCGAGCCCTCTGAGTTCGACGAGTGGATCCGTGAGGTTGAGGTCGGCTCCGACGGGAGGATCCGGTACGAGGATTTTATCGCCCGAATGGTCGCCAAGTGA
- the LOC122289618 gene encoding maspardin-like isoform X3, producing the protein MKTAFSAPGDYIYFKSQVPLHKIPIGTKQWRYYDFGPKVVPPLICLPGTAGTADVYYKQIMSLSMKGYRVISVDIPRVWNHHEWIQAFEKFLDAIDVHHIHLYGTSLGGFLAQLFAQHRPRRVRSLILSNSFLDTRSFSASMPWAPVVSWTPSFLLKRYVLTGIRDGPHEPFIADSVDFVVSQVETLSKDDLASRLTLTVDAASVGPLLLSDSFITIMDTNDYCAIPQQLKHDLRERYPEARRAFLKTGGDFPFLSRPDEVNLHLQLHMRRVGVEARTDLVPGISKGGSGGSPSEGNDGREDPDDPPKDDGEPSEGPSTDSQLLPTPESSESRSLGDQPLSNASVCHVVNEDMT; encoded by the exons ATGAAAACTGCTTTTTCGGCGCCCGGAGATTACATCTACTTCAAGTCCCAGGTTCCTCTCCATAAGATACCT ATTGGCACAAAGCAATGGCGATATTATGATTTTGGTCCTAAAGTGGTACCTCCTCTTATTTGTCTTCCTGGAACAGCAGGGACAGCGGATGTATACTACAAACAAATCATGTCATTGTCCATGAAG GGTTACCGAGTGATTTCTGTTGATATTCCTCGGGTATGGAACCATCACGAGTGGATTCAAGCATTTGAAAAGTTCTTGGATGCTATTGATGTTCATCAT ATACATCTTTATGGTACAtcccttgggggcttcttagcACAACTTTTTGCTCAGCATCGTCCAAGACGGGTTCGATCATTGATACTATCCAATTCTTTTTTGGATACACGCAGTTTCTCTGCTTCAATGCCATGGGCTCCTGT TGTCAGTTGGACCCCTTCATTTTTGCTGAAACGATACGTATTAACGGGAATTCGTGATGGCCCCCATGAACCATTCATTGCGGATTCAGTGGACTTTGTTGTTTCTCAG GTTGAAACACTCTCAAAGGACGACTTGGCCTCCAGGTTAACTTTGACAGTTGATGCTGCTTCAGTTGGACCTTTGCTGCTTTCAGATTCGTTTATAACCATAATGGAT ACAAATGATTACTGTGCAATTCCTCAGCAACTGAAACATGATTTACGGGAGAGGTATCCTGAGGCGAGGCGAGCATTTTTGAAAACTGGGGGAGATTTTCCCTTTCTTTCACGTCCAGATGAAGTTAACTTACATCTTCAG CTGCACATGAGACGGGTTGGTGTAGAAGCTCGAACAGACTTGGTCCCAGGCATCTCAAAGGGAGGTAGTGGTGGAAGTCCTAGTGAAGGTAATGATGGGAGAGAAGATCCTGATGATCCACCGAAGGATGACGGGGAACCCTCTGAAGGCCCTTCCACAGATAGTCAGCTGCTTCCAACTCCAGAAAGTTCAGAATCTCGTAGTTTAGGTGACCAGCCCCTCAGCAATGCGAGTGTCTGCCACGTGGTCAATGAAGATATGACG tgA
- the LOC122289618 gene encoding maspardin-like isoform X2 translates to MKTAFSAPGDYIYFKSQVPLHKIPIGTKQWRYYDFGPKVVPPLICLPGTAGTADVYYKQIMSLSMKIHLYGTSLGGFLAQLFAQHRPRRVRSLILSNSFLDTRSFSASMPWAPVVSWTPSFLLKRYVLTGIRDGPHEPFIADSVDFVVSQVETLSKDDLASRLTLTVDAASVGPLLLSDSFITIMDTNDYCAIPQQLKHDLRERYPEARRAFLKTGGDFPFLSRPDEVNLHLQLHMRRVGVEARTDLVPGISKGGSGGSPSEGNDGREDPDDPPKDDGEPSEGPSTDSQLLPTPESSESRSLGDQPLSNASVCHVVNEDMTVLFLPHLQDILFLHLFPLYLGSLYITLNNSWKVRRSIK, encoded by the exons ATGAAAACTGCTTTTTCGGCGCCCGGAGATTACATCTACTTCAAGTCCCAGGTTCCTCTCCATAAGATACCT ATTGGCACAAAGCAATGGCGATATTATGATTTTGGTCCTAAAGTGGTACCTCCTCTTATTTGTCTTCCTGGAACAGCAGGGACAGCGGATGTATACTACAAACAAATCATGTCATTGTCCATGAAG ATACATCTTTATGGTACAtcccttgggggcttcttagcACAACTTTTTGCTCAGCATCGTCCAAGACGGGTTCGATCATTGATACTATCCAATTCTTTTTTGGATACACGCAGTTTCTCTGCTTCAATGCCATGGGCTCCTGT TGTCAGTTGGACCCCTTCATTTTTGCTGAAACGATACGTATTAACGGGAATTCGTGATGGCCCCCATGAACCATTCATTGCGGATTCAGTGGACTTTGTTGTTTCTCAG GTTGAAACACTCTCAAAGGACGACTTGGCCTCCAGGTTAACTTTGACAGTTGATGCTGCTTCAGTTGGACCTTTGCTGCTTTCAGATTCGTTTATAACCATAATGGAT ACAAATGATTACTGTGCAATTCCTCAGCAACTGAAACATGATTTACGGGAGAGGTATCCTGAGGCGAGGCGAGCATTTTTGAAAACTGGGGGAGATTTTCCCTTTCTTTCACGTCCAGATGAAGTTAACTTACATCTTCAG CTGCACATGAGACGGGTTGGTGTAGAAGCTCGAACAGACTTGGTCCCAGGCATCTCAAAGGGAGGTAGTGGTGGAAGTCCTAGTGAAGGTAATGATGGGAGAGAAGATCCTGATGATCCACCGAAGGATGACGGGGAACCCTCTGAAGGCCCTTCCACAGATAGTCAGCTGCTTCCAACTCCAGAAAGTTCAGAATCTCGTAGTTTAGGTGACCAGCCCCTCAGCAATGCGAGTGTCTGCCACGTGGTCAATGAAGATATGACGGTGCTTTTCTTACCTCATTTACAGGACATTTTATTTCTGCATTTGTTTCCACTTTATTTGGGGTCATTGTACATTACTTTGAACAATAGTTGGAAAGTCAGACGAAgtataaaatga
- the LOC122289618 gene encoding maspardin-like isoform X1, whose amino-acid sequence MKTAFSAPGDYIYFKSQVPLHKIPIGTKQWRYYDFGPKVVPPLICLPGTAGTADVYYKQIMSLSMKGYRVISVDIPRVWNHHEWIQAFEKFLDAIDVHHIHLYGTSLGGFLAQLFAQHRPRRVRSLILSNSFLDTRSFSASMPWAPVVSWTPSFLLKRYVLTGIRDGPHEPFIADSVDFVVSQVETLSKDDLASRLTLTVDAASVGPLLLSDSFITIMDTNDYCAIPQQLKHDLRERYPEARRAFLKTGGDFPFLSRPDEVNLHLQLHMRRVGVEARTDLVPGISKGGSGGSPSEGNDGREDPDDPPKDDGEPSEGPSTDSQLLPTPESSESRSLGDQPLSNASVCHVVNEDMTVLFLPHLQDILFLHLFPLYLGSLYITLNNSWKVRRSIK is encoded by the exons ATGAAAACTGCTTTTTCGGCGCCCGGAGATTACATCTACTTCAAGTCCCAGGTTCCTCTCCATAAGATACCT ATTGGCACAAAGCAATGGCGATATTATGATTTTGGTCCTAAAGTGGTACCTCCTCTTATTTGTCTTCCTGGAACAGCAGGGACAGCGGATGTATACTACAAACAAATCATGTCATTGTCCATGAAG GGTTACCGAGTGATTTCTGTTGATATTCCTCGGGTATGGAACCATCACGAGTGGATTCAAGCATTTGAAAAGTTCTTGGATGCTATTGATGTTCATCAT ATACATCTTTATGGTACAtcccttgggggcttcttagcACAACTTTTTGCTCAGCATCGTCCAAGACGGGTTCGATCATTGATACTATCCAATTCTTTTTTGGATACACGCAGTTTCTCTGCTTCAATGCCATGGGCTCCTGT TGTCAGTTGGACCCCTTCATTTTTGCTGAAACGATACGTATTAACGGGAATTCGTGATGGCCCCCATGAACCATTCATTGCGGATTCAGTGGACTTTGTTGTTTCTCAG GTTGAAACACTCTCAAAGGACGACTTGGCCTCCAGGTTAACTTTGACAGTTGATGCTGCTTCAGTTGGACCTTTGCTGCTTTCAGATTCGTTTATAACCATAATGGAT ACAAATGATTACTGTGCAATTCCTCAGCAACTGAAACATGATTTACGGGAGAGGTATCCTGAGGCGAGGCGAGCATTTTTGAAAACTGGGGGAGATTTTCCCTTTCTTTCACGTCCAGATGAAGTTAACTTACATCTTCAG CTGCACATGAGACGGGTTGGTGTAGAAGCTCGAACAGACTTGGTCCCAGGCATCTCAAAGGGAGGTAGTGGTGGAAGTCCTAGTGAAGGTAATGATGGGAGAGAAGATCCTGATGATCCACCGAAGGATGACGGGGAACCCTCTGAAGGCCCTTCCACAGATAGTCAGCTGCTTCCAACTCCAGAAAGTTCAGAATCTCGTAGTTTAGGTGACCAGCCCCTCAGCAATGCGAGTGTCTGCCACGTGGTCAATGAAGATATGACGGTGCTTTTCTTACCTCATTTACAGGACATTTTATTTCTGCATTTGTTTCCACTTTATTTGGGGTCATTGTACATTACTTTGAACAATAGTTGGAAAGTCAGACGAAgtataaaatga
- the LOC122289559 gene encoding labd-13Z-ene-9,15,16-triol synthase, chloroplastic-like, which produces MSNTVSATSSGLWGASDGKDKLARATLTALLSTVALLWFLWKAKKSRNAGPPLPPGPRGLPLVGYFPFLRADLHRQFEELAGIYGPIYKVWLGEKLCVVVNSPSLVKEVVRDQDAIFANRDPPIVVLASTFRGADIAFLPHGPDWKKLRKIFMREMLSNTNLDRSYALRREEVRKSIKNVYEKIGTPIDFGELAFLTVISAIVNMLWGGTKGGVESVHFGAELKILLADLMVVFGAPNVSDFFPVLARFDLQGYEKRAKSIFEWVERILDTVIEKRRNLVAAKEEGPGSRKNEQSKDFLQILLELTERDDAATSLSINQVKALLMDTMVGGSDTTVTMVEWVMAELMEHPEVMERVLEELTEVVGLDNLVEETHLPKLRYLDAVIKETFRLHAPLPFIVPRRPSQSSTIGGYCIPKDTRVMINVWVIHRDPKIWDSPLEFQPERFLNSKWDYSGNNFDYLPFGSGRRLCAGLRLAERTLIYIIASFLHAYEWKLPPNTKQDLSDIFGIITKKLSPTIAIPTPRLSRLELYTK; this is translated from the exons ATGTCGAATACAGTTTCTGCTACGTCTTCGGGGTTGTGGGGTGCTAGCGATGGGAAAGACAAACTTGCTAGAGCAACTCTCACTGCTTTACTGTCCACAGTTGCATTGCTCTGGTTTCTATGGAAAGCCAAGAAATCAAGAAATGCAGGGCCACCATTGCCACCAGGTCCCCGAGGCTTGCCACTGGTGGGGTACTTTCCCTTCCTAAGGGCAGACCTTCACAGGCAATTTGAGGAACTGGCAGGAATATATGGTCCTATCTACAAGGTATGGCTTGGAGAAAAACTGTGTGTGGTGGTGAATTCACCATCGTTAGTGAAAGAAGTGGTTCGTGACCAAGACGCAATATTTGCAAATCGTGACCCTCCCATAGTTGTTCTGGCTTCCACGTTTAGGGGAGCTGACATTGCCTTTTTACCGCATGGTCCTGACTGGAAGAAGTTGCGCAAGATATTTATGCGAGAGATGCTGAGTAACACCAATCTTGATCGTTCTTATGCTCTCCGCAGAGAAGAGGTTAGGAAATCTATCAAAAATGTGTATGAAAAGATTGGCACTCCCATAGATTTTGGGGAACTGGCGTTCCTGACGGTGATTAGCGCCATCGTGAACATGTTGTGGGGTGGGACGAAGGGAGGAGTGGAAAGTGTGCATTTTGGGGCTGAGTTGAAGATTTTATTGGCCGACCTGATGGTGGTATTTGGAGCACCAAATGTTTCAGACTTCTTCCCGGTGCTTGCAAGGTTTGATTTACAAGGGTATGAAAAGCGAGCAAAGAGCATTTTCGAATGGGTTGAGCGCATTCTTGATACTGTCATTGAAAAAAGGAGGAATTTGGTGGCGGCCAAAGAAGAGGGGCCAGGGTCACGAAAGAATGAACAGAGCAAGGACTTTTTGCAGATTCTCTTGGAGCTTACAGAGCGTGATGATGCTGCAACATCACTTAGCATCAACCAAGTCAAGGCCTTGCTTATG GATACAATGGTGGGAGGATCCGACACCACagtaacaatggtggaatgggTGATGGCAGAGTTAATGGAACATCCAGAGGTAATGGAAAGAGTATTAGAAGAACTAACAGAAGTTGTTGGGTTGGACAACTTAGTCGAAGAGACTCATTTGCCCAAGTTACGCTATTTAGATGCTGTCATCAAAGAGACTTTCCGTTTGCACGCACCTCTTCCTTTCATAGTACCTCGTCGTCCAAGCCAATCTAGCACTATTGGTGGGTACTGCATACCCAAAGATACAAGGGTTATGATAAATGTTTGGGTTATACACAGGGACCCGAAGATATGGGACAGTCCATTGGAATTTCAACCTGAGAGGTTCCTAAATAGCAAGTGGGATTATTCAGGCAACAATTTCGACTATCTTCCGTTTGGATCAGGGAGAAGATTATGTGCAGGGCTTCGACTGGCAGAGAGGACGCTCATATACATCATAGCTTCTTTTTTACATGCTTACGAGTGGAAATTGCCACCGAATACAAAGCAAGATTTGTCAGACATATTCGGTATTATTACCAAGAAACTGAGCCCAACGATTGCAATTCCAACTCCAAGGTTATCCAGATTGGAGCTCTACACAAAATAA
- the LOC122289560 gene encoding uncharacterized protein LOC122289560 — protein MGDFSIQISSDLVSRLAVDTEKSKKKTKKSKAKVPREPKPQIHVKQKQITGDSEIFKEPAATGWPLQPPLFLPVNPPAQSAYTELDAIRSVLQDSERVIETLQKQEENMVQEVTQRARDLRDKEFKLPYQKPMPCSAENDAWLACYKEHPEDFLRCAPLVKNFESCIRRARQQVSSAEN, from the coding sequence ATGGGCGATTTTTCAATTCAGATTAGCAGCGACCTTGTTAGTCGACTTGCTGTTGACACTGAAAAGTCGAAGAAGAAAACTAAAAAATCTAAAGCTAAGGTGCCAAGAGAACCGAAGCCCCAAATTCATGTAAAGCAGAAGCAGATTACCGGTGATTCTGAAATATTCAAGGAGCCTGCTGCCACAGGATGGCCACTGCAGCCTCCGTTGTTTCTACCAGTAAACCCTCCAGCACAATCAGCGTACACAGAGTTGGATGCAATTCGATCTGTCCTTCAAGATAGTGAGAGGGTTATTGAGACGTTACAGAAGCAGGAGGAGAACATGGTGCAGGAAGTGACACAAAGGGCTAGGGACCTCCGCGATAAGGAGTTCAAGCTTCCATACCAGAAGCCTATGCCCTGTTCTGCCGAGAATGATGCTTGGTTAGCATGCTACAAGGAGCATCCCGAAGACTTCCTGAGATGTGCCCCTCTGGTTAAAAACTTCGAAAGTTGTATTCGCAGAGCAAGGCAGCAAGTGAGTTCGGCAGAGAATTAG